One Oryza glaberrima chromosome 11, OglaRS2, whole genome shotgun sequence genomic region harbors:
- the LOC127755874 gene encoding disease resistance protein PIK6-NP-like: protein MQAAASLSTGLLDAVLRKLGEMLADEYELQTGAKDGIRYIREELESMQTALERVSRVPPDQLDEEVKRWARKMREMSYNIEDTIDSFMLHVGDSDADDESGICACVRTISMLPWRYKSQRDIAAEINRIKEEVDEVSKRRERYKVDSIFVAPASYDPRLLALYEDKEKLVGIDHSTDEIIKLLSMEGEGASEQKLKLVSIVGPGGMGKTTLANAVYKKLEEQFDCTAFVSVSLQPDVKNILSGLLRQVTASKVKDDLEKDEDEDKDKDKGYVSVRLLPK, encoded by the coding sequence ATGCAGGCAGCGGCGAGCCTCTCCACGGGCTTGCTGGATGCCGTCCTCCGCAAGCTGGGCGAGATGCTCGCCGACGAATACGAGTTACAGACGGGCGCCAAGGATGGCATCCGGTACATCCGGGAGGAACTGGAGAGCATGCAAACTGCCCTTGAGAGGGTGTCCAGGGTGCCACCAGACCAGCTTGACGAAGAGGTTAAGCGCTGGGCGAGGAAGATGAGGGAGATGTCCTACAACATCGAAGACACCATCGATTCCTTCATGCTACACGTTGGCGATAGTGATGCTGATGACGAGTCCGGAATCTGTGCTTGCGTGCGGACCATATCCATGCTGCCATGGAGGTATAAGTCTCAGCGCGACATCGCCGCCGAGATCAATCGCATAAAAGAAGAGGTCGATGAGGTGAGCAAGCGCCGAGAGAGGTATAAAGTTGACAGTATTTTTGTGGCCCCAGCTTCGTATGATCCCCGCTTGCTAGCACTGTACGAAGATAAAGAAAAGCTTGTTGGCATCGACCACTCGACGGACGAGATAATCAAGTTGCTATCCATGGAAGGTGAAGGTGCATCGGAGCAGAAGCTCAAGTTGGTCTCAATCGTTGGCCCTGGTGGAATGGGCAAAACCACCCTTGCCAATGCCGTGTATAAAAAGCTTGAAGAGCAATTCGATTGCACAGCTTTTGTTTCGGTTTCTCTTCAGCCTGATGTCAAGAATATCCTCAGCGGCTTGCTTCGTCAAGTCACGGCCAGCAAAGTCAAAGATGACCTGGaaaaggacgaggacgaggacaaGGACAAGGACAAGGGGTACGTATCAGTTAGATTACTACCTAAGTAG